ACCTCGGCACCACCGAGGGACCACCCGAGCCGCCCACCTCACTGGCCGGAGCAGCCCGCACCGACGCGGCCTGCTCTGGCCAGTGATCTTGTCCGCACCTGCCCGAGCACAGCACAATCGTCAACGCCCGGGGGCGGGCACCTGCTCGTCGTTTCCCAGCACGTCAGGCTTCTCGTGGTTCCGCACCTCTCGCACGTCGGTCCGCCCCGAGCGTTCGATTCCTCCGCACGTGTGCCCGGATCCCTTTTCCCAGCACGCGGACAGCGCTTACCCACCAGGCGGTGCGACGACCCATGACATGGAACAACAAGTACTCACGGCGAACCTTCGGCCGGATGGTCGTGGCCGGACTCGGCGCGGCGACGTTGCCGAACGTGCTCGCGCCCGGGGCCGCGCAGGCGGCGACGGGCGGCGCCGCGGCCGGCGCCAGGACCGCCGGCCTCACCGCGACGGCCACCCAGACGCGATCGGGCATCACCTGGCCGGAGGGGCAGGCGCTCCCGCACTTCGCGCCCGTACGCACTCTCGACGTCGTCGACATCACCGGCCTGTCCGGTGACGAGAAGCTGATGCTGGGAACGCTGCAGGGGCTGGTCAACCGGGTGCGCCCGCAGATCTACCTGATCGGCGACGACGCCACCAGCGGCGAGGGCCGGCTGACCTGGCTGCGCGACCTGGACGTGTCCTACACCGTGCACAAGGACTTCTGGGAGCTGGTGGGGAAGTACCGCGGCGCGATCCGGGGCAGTGTCGTCTACGACCCCGGCGTACCCGACTCGCTCAACGTCGCCACCACCCTCGCCGGCCTGCGCGGCCTGGTCGCCGTCGGCCCGGACCTGGCGGGGACGCTGGCGAAGAAGTACGGCGTGAAGGTGGTCGAGGACCTGCGCGGGCGGTTCACCAGCCGGATCGACGCCTACCAGTGGCAGTACGAACACCTGTGGCCGCAGACGACCCACCGGATGCTGATCGGCCTGCCGCCGTTGAAGGACGTCAGCCTGCCGCCGGGCCTTCCGGCGTACTACACCACCATCGCCAAGGTGGACGGCCACCTGCACGACGCCTCCAACCGCAAGGTGTACGACTTCGACCTCACCGCCCAACTCGGCGGCGACGGCGTGTGGGTGCGCTTCGACGACGCGTTCACCAACGACGGCTGGGGTCCCGCGGTGCACCAGGTGACGCTGCGCGCGGACGACACAGTGGTCGCCGACTTCGTGCCGGGCACCGACGCGGAGGATCCGTACCTCTTCGACGACAGCAACTCCCAGACCAGCCTGGGGCCGCCGCTGCACCGGTTCGCCGACGGCAGTCACTACTTCGTGTACGGGTTCGCCCCGCCTGCAGGCACGTCGAAGCTGACGCTCTCGGTGGAGATGTGGAACGAGTTCGCCGTGTCGGTGAGCAAGGTCGAGCCGGCCCGGCCGACCAAGGTGGCGTACGCATATCTGCGCGACTACGCCGTGGCCAACCAGGCGATGACGTTCTGGCTGGACCCGAACGTCGACGCCGAACGCGAACTGTTCGAGCGGATCATGTCCGACGTCGAGCCGTACACGCCGTATCTCGGGTGGTTCGCCCAGGACATCGCCGGCGAGTTCGGCGGCACAGAACTGTGCTCGAAGCACGGCGTCTACGTGCTCGCCGCGGACTGGTTCGAGAACCTCTCCGTGCACTCGGGCTCCCGGGCGCCGATCTCCGACCAGCAGAAGCCCGCACCCACACTGGCGCTGGAGAACAAGGTCTACGTCACCTTCACCATGTCCGAGGGCGACAACCTGCAGTACAACGAACACCGGCTGCGGGTTCTGTGGGACAACCCCGGCAGGGGCAGCGTGCCGGTCAACTGGACCACCAACCCGCTGCTGGCCGACGCCGCGCCGAACTTCCTCAGCCACTTCCAGCGCACCGCGACCGACAACGACCTGCTGGTGGCCGGCCCCTCCGGCGCGGGCTACATCTACCCGACCCCGTGGCCGGACGCCACCTTCACGACGTTCACCGAACAGACCGGGAAGTACATGCGCGCGACCGGGATGGGGATCGTGTACGTCCTCAACCGGGTCGACGGTCACGACGTCGACCTGTCGGCGGACAAGACCCGGGCGTACGTCTCCGACGTCCAGCCGCAGGGAATTTTCCTGAACTGGTCCGGCACGACCACCACCCGGCTCGTCGAGGGCGGTACGCCACTGGCCACCATCCTCGGCGTCGGCGGCGTGCAGGAGACCAAGGACGCGATCGCCCGGTCGGCCGCCGGGTGGGACGGGACGTCGCCGCGGTTCGTCTCGATCGGCGTGAACGCCTGGTCGACGACGCCGCAGGACCTGGCCGAGGTGACCGCCTCGCTCGGTGCCGACTACCGCGTGGTGCGCGGCGACCAGTACTTCGACCTGGCCCGGAAGGCGCTCGGGTAGCTCCGCGCGGTCAGACGTGCAGGGCGGTGAACGGCGGCCAGGGCAGGTTGCGCAGCACCATGAAGACCACGGCCGCCGCCACCACCGCCGGGAGCAGCGCCGACCGTGCTCGCGGACCCAGCGCTGGGCGGGGGAGGCGTACGCGGGCATCCAGGCGTTCGAGCACCCAGCTCAGCCACAGGTAGGCCACGACCAGGATCGCGAGAAGGGCCGGCGCGTTGAAGCCGAGCGCGCCGGCCAGGTCGCCGTGGAGTACGGCGGCGGCCATCCGGGTCGTACCGCACAGCGGACAGTCCAGACCGGTGACGGTGTGCAGCAGGCACGGAACGCCGAACCGGCCGCCGGAGATGCTGTTCGCCGCCGCCAGTCCCAGGCCGGCGGCGCCCAGGACGGCGATGCCGGCCAGCGTGCTGTCCGAGGGCAGGCCGGCGGGGTGCGCAACGACGTGCTCGGCGGGGCGCGCCGCGGTGCCGGTGGGCGGTCCGCTCGGTCGTCGCAGGGTCGGATCGGGCACGGATTCACCGTAACCCCAACCCGTGATCATAAGTTGGTTCCAGGGGCAGGTGGTGACCGCTACTCTGCTCGAATTCAGTGCCAACCTCACTTGTGAATCCCAGAACGGAGACGGTTGTGAGTACACCGACCCCGCCGGGTCCCGACGCACGCGACGAGGACTCGTCCTCGGGACGGCACGGTGCTCCGCAGCCTCAGGATCCCTACGGCCGGCAGGCCCAGGGTCACGGCGGCCAGCAGGGCTACGGCCAGCAACAACAACAGAGTCACGGCCAGCAGCCGGGATACGGTCAGAGTTACGGCCAGCACCAGCAGCAGTACGACCAGGGCCAGCAGGGTCAGTACGGCCAGCAAGGTCAGTACGACCAGGGTCAGTACGGTCAGTACGGCCAGAACGGCGGCACGCCCGAGATCGACCGGAACCTGCTCGCCCCGTGGGTCCTTCGCCTCGGCGCCTACCTCATCGACGGGGTGGTGGTCTGGATTCCCGGTGCCATCGGCTCGGCGCTGATGGCCGGCATGCAGTCCGGTGGCCAGCCGTCCGGGGCGGCCACGGCGATCGGCTCGGTCCTGTACCTCGTGAGTCTCGGCATCAGCATCTGGAACATCGTCTTCCGGCAGGGCACCACCGGCCAGAGCATCGGCAAGCAGGTGCTCAACATCAAGCTGGTGCGTGAGTCCGACGGGCAGCCGCTGGGTCCGGGCACGACGTTCGTCCGGTCGCTCGCGCACATCCTGGACGCACTGCCCTGCTACGTCGGGTTCCTCTGGCCCCTGTGGGACAGCAAGCGCCAGACGTTCGCCGACAAGCTGATGCACAGCCTGGTCATCAAGCTGTAGAGGTCGTGCGGGCGGCGGACGGACAGGTCCCGGCGGGCGACCGCCCGGGGTCCGCGCCGTCGCCCGCACGGGTTTTCGCACTGATTCCAGCCTGGTTCCAGTCCTGGGCCGGGCTTGACCCACACCCCTCCGCCGTGCGGGCGACCGTGCACGGGAGGGCCCCCGACAGCCAGCCGGTGTCGGGGTTGGGGGAGGTCGTCGTTACTCTGAGCAGGTCTCTGGAAGCGAGAGCGGGTTCGTTTCACCGAAGACCCGCGCCTGCGCTTAGGTCGCTCAGGAAGGACTGACTGCGTGAGTGTTCTCGACGAGATCCTCGACGGGGTCCGCGCCGACCTTGAGGAGCGGCAGGCGAGAGTCTCGATCGACGATCTGAAGAAGCGGGTCGCCCTTCTTCCGTACGCCATCGATCCCGTCCCGGTTCTGCGGGGCGACGGCGTCGCCGTCATCGCGGAGGTCAAACGGTCGAGTCCGAGCAAGGGCGCCCTCGCCGCGATCG
This Actinopolymorpha cephalotaxi DNA region includes the following protein-coding sequences:
- a CDS encoding GxGYxYP domain-containing protein: MTWNNKYSRRTFGRMVVAGLGAATLPNVLAPGAAQAATGGAAAGARTAGLTATATQTRSGITWPEGQALPHFAPVRTLDVVDITGLSGDEKLMLGTLQGLVNRVRPQIYLIGDDATSGEGRLTWLRDLDVSYTVHKDFWELVGKYRGAIRGSVVYDPGVPDSLNVATTLAGLRGLVAVGPDLAGTLAKKYGVKVVEDLRGRFTSRIDAYQWQYEHLWPQTTHRMLIGLPPLKDVSLPPGLPAYYTTIAKVDGHLHDASNRKVYDFDLTAQLGGDGVWVRFDDAFTNDGWGPAVHQVTLRADDTVVADFVPGTDAEDPYLFDDSNSQTSLGPPLHRFADGSHYFVYGFAPPAGTSKLTLSVEMWNEFAVSVSKVEPARPTKVAYAYLRDYAVANQAMTFWLDPNVDAERELFERIMSDVEPYTPYLGWFAQDIAGEFGGTELCSKHGVYVLAADWFENLSVHSGSRAPISDQQKPAPTLALENKVYVTFTMSEGDNLQYNEHRLRVLWDNPGRGSVPVNWTTNPLLADAAPNFLSHFQRTATDNDLLVAGPSGAGYIYPTPWPDATFTTFTEQTGKYMRATGMGIVYVLNRVDGHDVDLSADKTRAYVSDVQPQGIFLNWSGTTTTRLVEGGTPLATILGVGGVQETKDAIARSAAGWDGTSPRFVSIGVNAWSTTPQDLAEVTASLGADYRVVRGDQYFDLARKALG
- a CDS encoding DUF2752 domain-containing protein, with the translated sequence MPDPTLRRPSGPPTGTAARPAEHVVAHPAGLPSDSTLAGIAVLGAAGLGLAAANSISGGRFGVPCLLHTVTGLDCPLCGTTRMAAAVLHGDLAGALGFNAPALLAILVVAYLWLSWVLERLDARVRLPRPALGPRARSALLPAVVAAAVVFMVLRNLPWPPFTALHV
- a CDS encoding RDD family protein, encoding MSTPTPPGPDARDEDSSSGRHGAPQPQDPYGRQAQGHGGQQGYGQQQQQSHGQQPGYGQSYGQHQQQYDQGQQGQYGQQGQYDQGQYGQYGQNGGTPEIDRNLLAPWVLRLGAYLIDGVVVWIPGAIGSALMAGMQSGGQPSGAATAIGSVLYLVSLGISIWNIVFRQGTTGQSIGKQVLNIKLVRESDGQPLGPGTTFVRSLAHILDALPCYVGFLWPLWDSKRQTFADKLMHSLVIKL